The following nucleotide sequence is from Mucilaginibacter sp. cycad4.
CAATGCGTAAAGTTGCCCGTGTGCGCTTAACCAACGGAAAAGAAGTAAACGCTTACATCCCAGGTGAAGGTCACAACTTACAGGAGCACTCTATCGTTTTGATCCGCGGTGGTCGTGTTAAAGACTTACCAGGTGTACGTTACCACATCATCCGTGGTGCACTGGATACATCAGGTGTAGCCGGCCGTAACCAGCGTCGTTCAAAATATGGTACCAAACGTCCTAAACCAGGTCAGGTAGCAGCAGCGCCAACAAAAGGTAAAAAGAAATAATTAAGGAGGATAGAAAGCAATGAGAAAGTCAAAACCAAAAAAGAGAATTATCCTTCCTGATCCAAAGTTCAATGATACTTTGGTAACAAGGTTTGTAAACAACATGATGTATGATGGTAAAAAATCTACCGCATACGCTATATTTTACAACGCCGTTGATATTGTTGAGAAAAAAACAAGCGAAAACGGTTTAGAAACCTGGAAAAAAGCTTTAAACAACGTAATGCCTGCTGTTGAAGTAAAAAGCCGCCGTGTAGGTGGTGCTAACTTCCAGGTACCTACCGAGGTTCGTCCTGAGCGTAAGGTAGCTTTAGGTATGAAATGGTTGATCAGCTATGCCCGTCGTCGTGGTGAAAAAACCATGATGGAAAAATTAGCCGGTGAAATCATTTCTGCTGCAAAAGGCGAAGGTGCTGCTGTTAAGAAGAAAGAAGATACGCACAAAATGGCTGAAGCCAACAAAGCGTTCTCACACTTTAGATTCTAATTAGCGAATTATTGAATTAGTGAATTATTGATTAGGTAACATTATGCTAATCAGTAATTCATTATTTCGCCAATTCATCTGGTAAAAATCAGTGATACTAATAAAAGTGAGTTATCAATTAACTCTCATAATTCATTGAAATCACTAATTCAATAATTCAATAACTCAATAATTAACATGTCAAGAGATCTAAGATATACAAGAAACATAGGTATTGCCGCACACATTGATGCTGGTAAAACTACCACTACCGAGCGTATCCTTTACTATGCTGGTGTAAGCCACAAAATTGGTGAAGTACACGAAGGTGCCGCAACTATGGACTGGATGGCGCAGGAGCAGGAACGTGGTATTACCATCACCTCTGCTGCTACTACCGTTAACTGGAAATACAGGGGCCACAACTATCATATGAACATCATTGATACCCCGGGTCACGTGGACTTTACCGTAGAGGTAAACCGTTCATTACGTGTACTTGACGGTTTGGTGTTCCTTTTCAGCGCGGTTGACGGTGTTGAGCCTCAATCTGAAACAAACTGGAGACTTGCTAACAACTATAACGTTGCCCGTATCGGTTTCGTTAATAAGATGGACCGTTCTGGTGCCGATTTCTTAAACGTTGTTAAACAGGTTAAAAGCATGTTGGGCAGCAACGCTGTTCCGCTTCAGTTACCTATCGGTGCCGAAGAACACTTTAAAGGTGTTGTTGACCTGATCAACTGGAGAGGTATCGTTTGGAATGAGCATGATAAAGGTATGACCTTTACTGAAGTGCCTATCCCTGATGATATGCTTGAAGAAGCTACCGAGTGGAGAGAGAAATTATTGGAATCAGTAGCTGAGTATGACGAAAGCCTGATGGAAAAATTCTTTGATGCTCCTGAAACTATCACTGAGCGTGAAGTGCTTGACGCTTTACGTAAAGCAGTTTTGGACGCTAAGATCGTTCCTATGGTTTGCGGTTCATCATTCAAAAACAAAGGTGTACAAACCATGCTTGACTATGTGATGGAATTATTGCCATCACCTATGGATGTTGAAGGTATTGTTGGTACTAACCCTGATACAGGCGAAGAGATTTTACGTAAACCGGATGTTAAAGAGCCATTTGCAGCTTTAGCATTTAAAATTGCAACCGATCCGTTCGTAGGTCGTTTGTGCTTTATCCGTGTTTACTCAGGTAACCTTGAAGCCGGTTCATACGTTCACAACATGCGTTCAGATAACAAAGAGCGTATCTCTCGTATCTTCCAGATGCATGCTAACAAGCAAAACCCTATCCCTAACGTAGGTGCAGGTGATATTGCTGCGGTAGTAGGCTTTAAAGATATCAAAACAGGTGATACCCTTTGCGACGAGAAACACCCGATCATCCTGGAGTCAATGAACTTCCCTGAACCGGTTATCGGCTTAGCGATTGAGCCTAAAACTCAGGCCGACGTTGATAAATTAGGTATGGCTTTAGGTAAATTAGCCGAAGAGGATCCAACCTTCCGTGTAAACTCTGACGAAGAAACCGGCCAGACTGTAATTTCAGGTATGGGTGAGCTTCACTTAGATATCATCATGGACCGCTTAAAACGTGAGTTTAAAGTTGAGGTTAACCAGGGTGCTCCACAAGTAGCTTACAAAGAATCTATCACAGGTACTATCCAACATCGCGAAACATATAAGAAACAAACCGGTGGCCGTGGTAAATTTGCTGATATCCAGGTTATTCTTTCACCTAACGATGAAGGTAAAGAAGGCTTACAGTTTGTGAATGAAATTAGCGGTGGTTCAATCCCTCGTGAGTTTATCCCATCTGTACAAAAAGGCTTCGAAGCTTCAATGGTAAATGGTGTATTGGCCGGCTATCCGTTAACAAGCTTAAAAGTACGTTTAATTGATGGTTCATTCCACGCAGTCGATTCGGACGCGCTATCTTTCGAGTTAGCTGCTAAGATGGCTTACCGTGAGGCATTGCCAAAATGTAAACCGGTATTACTTGAGCCGATCATGAAAATCGAGATCCTTACCCCTGAAGAAAACATGGGTGATGTAATCGGTGACATGAACCGTCGTCGTGGCCAGCTTTTAGGTATGGATTCACGTGCCGGTGCACAGGTTATTAAAGCAACTGTACCACTTTCAGAAATGTTTGGTTATGTAACCCAGTTACGTACTATCACTTCTGGCCGTGCTACTTCAACCATGGAGTTTGATCACTATGCTGAAGCACCACGCAACGTACAGGACGAAGTAGTAGCTAAAGCAAAAGGCAAAAAAGCTGCTCAAAACGCGTAATTTAATTTGAAGATTCGGTGATTTGAAATTTTGAAGATGCTTTTTTTTAATTTTCAGATCTTCAAATTACCAAATTTTCAAATACAACAATAATCGGTCATCCTAATAAATAGCTCTTAGGGTGATTAAAATCAAATCGGTGAAATCATCTTAATCGATGAAATCACAAAAACAAAAATCAAGATGAGCCAAAGAATCAGGATCAAATTAAAATCTTACGATTACAACCTGGTAGATAAATCTGCTGAGAAAATCGTAAAAACAGTAAAGCCAACTGGCGCTGTAGTTAGCGGACCACTTCCGTTACCAACCGAAAAGAAAATCTTCACCGTATTACGTTCACCACACGTAAACAAAAAAGCACGTGAGCAATTCCAACTTTGCTCATACAAGCGCTTATTAGACATTTACAGCTCTAACTCAAAAACTGTAGATGCACTGATGAAGCTTGAATTGCCAAGCGGTGTTGAGGTTGAGATCAAAGTTTGATAGACGACCGGCCCACTGAAAGGTGTGGGATCAAAAAATAAAAAGACCATTTGCGTAAGCGATGGTCTTTTTTGGTTTATAAAATTTTACCATTGTGGATTTTGGAAAGGATTGCTAAAAGTCAGATAGATATTGCCGAAGGGCGAACCATTAGTTTTGAAGAATTTAAAAAGCGATTATCCATATCACATAAACTTTCTGATTTTTGAAATTACCCGGTTCAGAAAAATTTCAAAATCGAACATCTCAAATTCGAAATAAATATTCCCGCCCTGTCCTATTCTCCCATTCTCATTTGATATAGAGGTGTAATTCATATATTTATTAACCTTTAAAATTTAAAAAGATGGACGAATTCGTTTTAATTTTCAGGCACGAGGATGGCAATAAAATAGCTTCTCCCGAACAGATCCAAATTTGGATGAAACAAACTATGGACTGGATTGGCGGCATTGCCGCCCAAAATAAATTTGTTAGCGGTACCGGTCTGCCCTTTGCCGATGCCAAAATAGTAGGCCACGGCGGCGTAGTTACCAACGGCCCCTTCGGCGAGATCAAAGAAACGATAGGCGGTTTCTTCACTGTAAAAGCCGAATCGGTTGAAGAAGCTGTGGAGTTTGCCAAAGGCTGCCCTGTTTTGCAGGGTGATGGTAATACCGTTGAGGTACGGAAAGTTGCAAAGAACGATGGCGTGCATTAAGGATAAATGCCATTCATAACATCATTGCCATTGAGCGAAAGTGTGGTGATCGCATGCGTGCCTGGCCACCCTGTAGTATGCGGTTGCCACGCTTCGCTTACAACGATGGACCTATTTGAGAGCCTACGCTCAAAATTTGAAAACCTATGCAAAACCCCGAAATCATCCCCCACCTATTTCGCACCGAATATCGTAAAATAGTGTCGGTGCTATGCCGCCGCTTTGGGTTTGATCAGATGGAAACTGCCGAGGATATTGCCAGCGACACTTTCCTCACTGCAGCTCAGGCCTGGAGTTATAAAGGCATTCCGCCTAACCCAACCGCCTGGCTTTATAACGTAGCCAAAAACAGGGCAAAAAACCATTTACAGCGCAATACCATTTTTGAAAGCAAGGTATCCCCGGAAATACGAACCGCGGAGACCTATGAACCGGAAATCGACCTTTCGCCCCAAAATATCACCGACAGCCAGCTGCAGATGATGTTTGCCATTTGCCATCCTGCCATCCCACCCGAGGCACAGATCGGGCTTTCATTACGCATCCTTTGCGGTTTCGGAATTGATGAAGTGGCTGAAGCTTTCCTTACCAATAAAGAAACCATTAACAAACGCCTGTTCAGGGCTAAGGAAAAGATCCGCAACGAAAAAATAAAAATCGAAATGCTCGGTCCGGCTGAAATTGATAACCGGCTCGAAAACGTGCTTACTACTATTTACCTGCTGTTTAGCGAGGGCTATTATTCGGTTAGTGATAACCAAATTTTGCGTAAAGATCTTTGCTTTGAGGCCATGCGCCTTTGCCATATGCTTATTGAAAACGAAGGCACCAACAAACCGCCGGTTAATGCATTGCTTTCGCTCATGTATTTTCATTCCTCGAGGTTTAAGGCCCGCACAGATCAAAACGGCGGGTTAATTTTATATGACGATCAGGATACAAACCTTTGGAACTATGACCTGATAGCCAAAGGTGCCTTTTATTTAAACCTTGCCACAACCGGCACTCAATTATCAAAATACCACATTGAAGCCAGTATAGCCTACTGGCATACCCAAAAAGCCGATTCCAAACAAAAATGGGAAAACATACTGCAGCTTTATAACCGCCTGCTGCAAGTAGCATACTCACCTGTAGCAGCACTCAACCGCACCTTTGCGCTTGCCAAAGCCAACAGCCCCGAAGAAGCCATTATTGAAGCCGAAAAATTAAAACTCACCGGCAACCAGTTTTACTACACCCTGCTTGGCGAACTATACACCGGCATTGACAATGAACAGGCAAAACTCAACTTTGAGAAAGCACTAACGCTGATAAAAACACCTGCCGATACTGCCATTATACAAAGTAAAATAGACAAACTTCAGAGCTAACATCAGCCAATACCCGAAAAAACAGCTGGCAAACAACAAGTTATATTCGTTCTGCCTCTCTTATAAATTCCATTCGCCCCCCGGTTAATATTTTTTCTGATTCGCTGTAAGGTTTGATGATCTATCCCGACAAAGGAGGAAAAATCAAACATCAAGTTTAACACAATCATGAAAAAATTATTCAATTTATTATTAGTCATTGTATTTGTTGTAAGTATCGCTTCGGCACAAAGCCAGACAAACGTTCGCAAAAAACACTTCAATTTAGATAAAACGGGCTTGGCTATTGAAGGCTACGACCCGGTTGCCTACTTCACCCAGCAAAAAGCCGTTGAGGGCAAAAAAGAGATCTCCCTTACTAACGATGGCGTTACTTATTACTTCGCGTCCACGCAGGATAGGGATCTGTTTAAAGCTAACCCCGCCAAATATGAACCGCAATACGGCGGCTGGTGTGCTTATGCTATGGGCGCTACCGGCCAAAAGGTAGAGATAGACCCCGGAACTTTCAAACTTGTTGATGGTAAACTGTACGTGTTTTACAATAAGTTTTTTAATAACACCAAAAAATCATGGAACAAGGACGAGGCCAATCTGAAAGCCAAAGCCGATGCCAACTGGGTTAAAATAATCCGCTGATCAGTCTTCAATAATCAATTATAAACCAATCTAAAACCATAAAAATGAAACGTTTCTTAATTATCGCGGTACTTGCATTTGTTACCGCAGTTCAGGCCTATGCCCAGCAATCAGAAATATTTGCCCCCGGTGGTAAGGCTATTAAAGGCTATGACCCGGTTGCCTTTTTCACAGAATCAAAACCGGTAAAAGGCTCAGATAAATTTCAATATAAATGGAAAGATGCTACCTGGTTTTTTTCCAGTAATGAAAACCTCGAAGCTTTTAAAGCCGACCCTGAAAAGTATGCCCCCCAGTATGGCGGTTACTGCGCTTATGGTACCTCACAAGGACACAAAGCCCCAACCCAAACTGATACCTGGACTGTATTGAACGACAAGCTTTATTTCAACTACA
It contains:
- the fusA gene encoding elongation factor G, with product MSRDLRYTRNIGIAAHIDAGKTTTTERILYYAGVSHKIGEVHEGAATMDWMAQEQERGITITSAATTVNWKYRGHNYHMNIIDTPGHVDFTVEVNRSLRVLDGLVFLFSAVDGVEPQSETNWRLANNYNVARIGFVNKMDRSGADFLNVVKQVKSMLGSNAVPLQLPIGAEEHFKGVVDLINWRGIVWNEHDKGMTFTEVPIPDDMLEEATEWREKLLESVAEYDESLMEKFFDAPETITEREVLDALRKAVLDAKIVPMVCGSSFKNKGVQTMLDYVMELLPSPMDVEGIVGTNPDTGEEILRKPDVKEPFAALAFKIATDPFVGRLCFIRVYSGNLEAGSYVHNMRSDNKERISRIFQMHANKQNPIPNVGAGDIAAVVGFKDIKTGDTLCDEKHPIILESMNFPEPVIGLAIEPKTQADVDKLGMALGKLAEEDPTFRVNSDEETGQTVISGMGELHLDIIMDRLKREFKVEVNQGAPQVAYKESITGTIQHRETYKKQTGGRGKFADIQVILSPNDEGKEGLQFVNEISGGSIPREFIPSVQKGFEASMVNGVLAGYPLTSLKVRLIDGSFHAVDSDALSFELAAKMAYREALPKCKPVLLEPIMKIEILTPEENMGDVIGDMNRRRGQLLGMDSRAGAQVIKATVPLSEMFGYVTQLRTITSGRATSTMEFDHYAEAPRNVQDEVVAKAKGKKAAQNA
- the rpsG gene encoding 30S ribosomal protein S7, coding for MRKSKPKKRIILPDPKFNDTLVTRFVNNMMYDGKKSTAYAIFYNAVDIVEKKTSENGLETWKKALNNVMPAVEVKSRRVGGANFQVPTEVRPERKVALGMKWLISYARRRGEKTMMEKLAGEIISAAKGEGAAVKKKEDTHKMAEANKAFSHFRF
- the rpsJ gene encoding 30S ribosomal protein S10, translating into MSQRIRIKLKSYDYNLVDKSAEKIVKTVKPTGAVVSGPLPLPTEKKIFTVLRSPHVNKKAREQFQLCSYKRLLDIYSSNSKTVDALMKLELPSGVEVEIKV
- a CDS encoding YHS domain-containing (seleno)protein, producing MKRFLIIAVLAFVTAVQAYAQQSEIFAPGGKAIKGYDPVAFFTESKPVKGSDKFQYKWKDATWFFSSNENLEAFKADPEKYAPQYGGYCAYGTSQGHKAPTQTDTWTVLNDKLYFNYNDKVKELWTKDQANLIKTADEKWPEVKGQK
- a CDS encoding sigma-70 family RNA polymerase sigma factor; protein product: MQNPEIIPHLFRTEYRKIVSVLCRRFGFDQMETAEDIASDTFLTAAQAWSYKGIPPNPTAWLYNVAKNRAKNHLQRNTIFESKVSPEIRTAETYEPEIDLSPQNITDSQLQMMFAICHPAIPPEAQIGLSLRILCGFGIDEVAEAFLTNKETINKRLFRAKEKIRNEKIKIEMLGPAEIDNRLENVLTTIYLLFSEGYYSVSDNQILRKDLCFEAMRLCHMLIENEGTNKPPVNALLSLMYFHSSRFKARTDQNGGLILYDDQDTNLWNYDLIAKGAFYLNLATTGTQLSKYHIEASIAYWHTQKADSKQKWENILQLYNRLLQVAYSPVAALNRTFALAKANSPEEAIIEAEKLKLTGNQFYYTLLGELYTGIDNEQAKLNFEKALTLIKTPADTAIIQSKIDKLQS
- a CDS encoding YciI family protein is translated as MDEFVLIFRHEDGNKIASPEQIQIWMKQTMDWIGGIAAQNKFVSGTGLPFADAKIVGHGGVVTNGPFGEIKETIGGFFTVKAESVEEAVEFAKGCPVLQGDGNTVEVRKVAKNDGVH
- the rpsL gene encoding 30S ribosomal protein S12, encoding MPTIQQLVRKGRVALVDKSKSPALDSCPQRRGVCTRVYTTTPKKPNSAMRKVARVRLTNGKEVNAYIPGEGHNLQEHSIVLIRGGRVKDLPGVRYHIIRGALDTSGVAGRNQRRSKYGTKRPKPGQVAAAPTKGKKK
- a CDS encoding YHS domain-containing (seleno)protein, which translates into the protein MKKLFNLLLVIVFVVSIASAQSQTNVRKKHFNLDKTGLAIEGYDPVAYFTQQKAVEGKKEISLTNDGVTYYFASTQDRDLFKANPAKYEPQYGGWCAYAMGATGQKVEIDPGTFKLVDGKLYVFYNKFFNNTKKSWNKDEANLKAKADANWVKIIR